GCCGGAGCTTCACAAAGCTCAAGACCCAGGGGCTTATCCAGTTACTGGACGCCAACACGGTCGAGATATTGTCTCGCCGCTCGCTTGCTGCGGTTGCCGGAATGGACCCTGACGCCGCATAATTTCATTTACAGCAATCCCAATATTTTTGTTTTGAATTCGTTGATTCAAATCAATGAACTTTGCCCCAGCCACCATTACACCTGACCGTAGAGGATGATGCAGCACATTGCAGTGCTGCTCGATCATAACGAGGTGAACAGGTGTCGTTGTGGCTGGCAATTACAATATCGGCTGTCATGTGTGCGGGCTTCCTTGCCGCCTCATGCCGACTTGCCCGGCAGAATGCCCGTCTTCGTCCAGTGCGCGTAAAGGTGAGAGACTCTCACCGGATCGTCAGGAGCGGGGAGTGGAACCATCATGCATGAAGCCGCGATAAGACGATATGCGGCGCTTGCCGTTCCCCGCTATACATCGTTCCCAACTGCTGTGGATTTCACGCCTATCACACCTGCCAGCACAAAGCGCTGGCTGCGTCAGATCGGTCCGGAAGAAAGCGTCTCGCTTTATATCCATGTGCCGTACTGCAAAGAGATCTGCCACTATTGCGGTTGTCATTCCAAGATGGCGATCCGCGAAGATGTCATCGAAAATTTCGTCGTAGCTCTGTTGAGCGAGATTGAAACTGTAAGCGCAAGTCTGACGGCTCGTCCGCGAGTCGTACATCTGCATTGGGGCGGGGGCACCCCTTCTATTCTGCATGCCACGCAGTTCAAGCGTATCATGGCGGCTCTTCGCCTGTCGTTTGATTTTCATCCGGACATGGAACACGCCATTGAGCTTGATCCACGCACGGTCAATCCAATTCTGGCAAAGACCTTGTCGTTGATGGGGGTAAACCGTGCGAGCCTTGGTGTTCAGGATGTGGATGCTGATGTGCAGAAAGCAATTGGTCGCGTTCAGCCGATTGAAACGGTTATTCGTGCGGCAACTCTGCTGCGAGAAGTCGGCATAGATAAGCTAAACTTTGACCTTATCTATGGTCTGCCGCTGCAAACGATTGAGACGCTGCGTGAGACCTGCAAGCGGGTCGCTGAGCTCAAGCCTGATCGCGTTGCCTGCTTCGGTTATGCACACCTGCCGCAGCGTCGTGCCAATCAGCGGTTGATCGACGAGGACAGCCTTCCGGATGCCGACGAGCGTTTTGCGCAGGCAAGCACAGTTGCCGATAGTTTCATCGGCTTCGGCTATCAGCCTGTTGGCATTGATCATTTCGCTCTACCTGACGACGCACTCGCTACTGCTGCGCGTGAAGGTGCACTGCATCGTAACTTCCAGGGCTACACGACGGATCGCTGCCATACACTGATCGGCTTTGGGCCGTCATCGATTTCACAATATCCGGGTGGATACGCGCAGAATATTTCCGATGTTGGACAATACAGCAAGCGGGCAGTAGCGGGCGATCTTGCAACCGTGCGTGGTTATACAATGCGCGATACGGATCGCGTGCGGGCAGGGATCATTACCGCCCTCATGTGCAACTTCCGTGTCGATCTGAACCATGCCGCGCCGGATATGGAATTTTCCGATGAGATGGCGCTGCTTCGTCCGCTGGTCGCTGATGGGCTGGTCGAGGTGGATAACGGGATAATTACTGCGACCGAAGACGGCAAGCCACTCATCCGCTTGGTGGCGGCAACATTCGACGAGTTTCGCAGGGAAAGTATGCACGGCTTCAGTTTCGCCGTGTAGCCGGAGCTACAATTTGCGCATTGCTGAAATATCATTCGCAATGTGCGCCAGAGCAAAGAAGTAGGGTGGTTTTCACTCTATTTTAGAGCTGCCGCTGCACCGGGCCGTCAAAAGGTCAGTGGCATTAGGGGCACCGTTCGTTGGGGGATGAACGGTGCCCCACTATTTTCAAACCAAAAGCTGGTTGGGCTTATCGTGCCTTTTCCATCTTAGGCAGGAAGATCGTCAGCAGGCCGAGAAGCGGAAGATACGAGCAGATCTGATAGACGAACTCGATGCTTGTGCGGTCGGCGACGATGCCGAGCGCTGCTGCTGCAATGCCCGCAATGCCGAATGCGAGGCCGAAGAACAGGCCTGAAACCATGCCCACACGTCCCGGAAGCAGCTCTTGTGCGAACACGATGATGGCAGGGAAGGCAGATGCCAGCACGAAACCGATGATCACGGTGAGAACAGTTGTTACTTCAAGGTTTGCATAAGGCAAGGCGAGTGTGAAAGGAACGATACCGAGGATCGATACCCAGATCACAGTGCGCGTGCCGATCTTGTCGCCGATAGGACCTCCGACGATCGTACCTGCTGCAACTGCACCGAGGAACACGAACAGCAGCAACTGCGATGCCTGTACGGTCACGCCGAAATGACTGATCGTATAGAAGGTGTAGTAGCTCGTAAGGCTGGCCATATAGACGTATTTGGTGAAGATCAGCATGGCGAGCACGGAGATCGACGCAATAACCTTCTTACGTGGTAGCGGCAGGGTTTTGTCGGGCTTTGGCTTGCTCTTATTAGCAAGATTATGCTGGTTGTACCAATTGCCAACATACCACAGCAGAGCCATGCCGATCAGGGCTGCGATAGAGAACCACGACACGCTGGCTTGACCAAACGGCAGCACGATGAAAGCTGCAAGCAGCGGTCCAATCGATGAGCCGAAATTACCGCCTACCTGAAACAGCGACTGTGCAAAGCCGTGGCGGCCACCCGATGCAAGACGTGCAACGCGCGCAGCTTCTGGATGGAATACCGAAGAACCGAAGCCGATGAAGGCCGCACCCAAAAGCAGGACCGAATAATGATGAGCCGTTGCAAGCAGGATCAGGCCGATCAGCGTGCAACCCATGCCGAAGGGTAGGGAGTAAGGCATCGGACGACGGTCGGTATAGATGCCGACGATTGGTTGTAGGATCGAAGCCGTTACCTGAAAGGTGAAGGTTAGCAAGCCGATCTGCCAGAAAGACAGGCTGTAGTTGTCCTTGAGCATCGGATAGATGGCCGGAAGGAGCGACTGCATCATGTCGTTCAGGAAGTGGCCCATACTCGTGGCCAGAATAATGGCGAGAACCGTATTGTTCGCGCTACTGCTTGTTGGCTGCTCGGCAGCACTCATGCTCATAGTCCTACTCCGAAGGTAATTTGGAACGGGATTTTCCCGCAAAGTGGTGAGGTCGGTTCGGAAACCCAATTCGTACGTTTACGAATATTTCTAACCTGACCATTTCATAATCATATTGTTTCGCGCCTGCTTTCGTGATTTGGTCCATTACCTTCGAGAGTGGGCCAAAGCCAATGAAGCCAAAATCGCCACCGGGGCTTTTATTACCGGGCAGTGAGGACCTGCAAAAGTTCCACGAACAACGGATCGCCATGTTGGAAAACATGGGCGGACCAGTCATTGCACTTCCAACAAAATATCCTGATGGCTATTTTGTTCCTCGACATAGTCATAGCCGTGCGCAGCTTTTATGCGCGTCACAGGGGGTGGTGCTGGTTACAACCGATGCAGGACGCTGGATGATCCCCGGTGATCACGCGATGTGGATTCCTGCTGGTGTCAAACATTCCGTCGAAATCGTTGGCGATGTGTTCATGCGCTCAATCTATATCGCTCTTGATGCAATTTCCGGTGTGCCAGACTATCTGCATGTGGTGGGGCTGACCGACCTGATGCGCTGTCTGATTATCGATGCAACCTCTGTCGATAGCATTCCCGAACCGGGAAGCCGCGATTCTTTGGTAATCGATCTCATTCTGAAAGACCTACACACCTTGCCGCAAAGGCCGCTGGGATTGCCATTTCCGGCAGACATACGCTTACAAAAGCTGTGTCGGGAGTTCGTGACGAAGCCCTCGGCCCGCGCAACGATTGACGAATGGGCTGACCGTATGGCGATGAGTAGACGCTCATTTACCCGTCATTTTCAGCGAGAAACTGGTGTTAGCCTATCTGTCTGGCGGCAGCAGGCTTGCCTTTTTGCCGCTGTCCCACGCCTTACCGAAGGCGAAGCGGTTACAAGCGTGGCGCTTGATTTGGGCTACGATAGCGTTTCCGCCTTCACGACAATGTTTCGCCGTATGCTGGGTGTATCTCCGAAGTTCTATTTACCTCGTATGCAAACAGCCAACATCGAGGGTCACGAGAAGCTGTTATCCGGATTGGTAGCTCAATAATAACAATTGTCTCGGTGAGCAGAGAGCAGTATTAGAAGCCCATGTTGTTCCAACGTCGAAATCCGCCGAGCCGAAAAGAGCGCCTGAGGCTGCTCGTCTGGCCGCGCCGTTCCTTTGCTCGCTCATTCAAATATGGCGGCAAGCGAGTGCTGCGCATCACCGCCTCTCCACATGCGGTGGCTGCAGGCTTGGCCGTTGGCGTTTTTTCAGCTTTCACACCGTTTTTCGGATTTCACCTGATTATCGCAATCGTTCTGGCCTATTTTCTGGCTGGTAATATTGCCGCTGCAGCTCTTGGCACTACGCTTGCCAATCCGTTGACGCTACCGTTCATCTGGGGAAGCACCTATGAGCTGGGCCGCTTTGTCATAAGCGGAGACCTGGAAAG
The Ochrobactrum sp. BTU1 DNA segment above includes these coding regions:
- the hemN gene encoding oxygen-independent coproporphyrinogen III oxidase; the encoded protein is MHEAAIRRYAALAVPRYTSFPTAVDFTPITPASTKRWLRQIGPEESVSLYIHVPYCKEICHYCGCHSKMAIREDVIENFVVALLSEIETVSASLTARPRVVHLHWGGGTPSILHATQFKRIMAALRLSFDFHPDMEHAIELDPRTVNPILAKTLSLMGVNRASLGVQDVDADVQKAIGRVQPIETVIRAATLLREVGIDKLNFDLIYGLPLQTIETLRETCKRVAELKPDRVACFGYAHLPQRRANQRLIDEDSLPDADERFAQASTVADSFIGFGYQPVGIDHFALPDDALATAAREGALHRNFQGYTTDRCHTLIGFGPSSISQYPGGYAQNISDVGQYSKRAVAGDLATVRGYTMRDTDRVRAGIITALMCNFRVDLNHAAPDMEFSDEMALLRPLVADGLVEVDNGIITATEDGKPLIRLVAATFDEFRRESMHGFSFAV
- a CDS encoding MFS transporter; protein product: MSMSAAEQPTSSSANNTVLAIILATSMGHFLNDMMQSLLPAIYPMLKDNYSLSFWQIGLLTFTFQVTASILQPIVGIYTDRRPMPYSLPFGMGCTLIGLILLATAHHYSVLLLGAAFIGFGSSVFHPEAARVARLASGGRHGFAQSLFQVGGNFGSSIGPLLAAFIVLPFGQASVSWFSIAALIGMALLWYVGNWYNQHNLANKSKPKPDKTLPLPRKKVIASISVLAMLIFTKYVYMASLTSYYTFYTISHFGVTVQASQLLLFVFLGAVAAGTIVGGPIGDKIGTRTVIWVSILGIVPFTLALPYANLEVTTVLTVIIGFVLASAFPAIIVFAQELLPGRVGMVSGLFFGLAFGIAGIAAAALGIVADRTSIEFVYQICSYLPLLGLLTIFLPKMEKAR
- a CDS encoding helix-turn-helix transcriptional regulator → MKPKSPPGLLLPGSEDLQKFHEQRIAMLENMGGPVIALPTKYPDGYFVPRHSHSRAQLLCASQGVVLVTTDAGRWMIPGDHAMWIPAGVKHSVEIVGDVFMRSIYIALDAISGVPDYLHVVGLTDLMRCLIIDATSVDSIPEPGSRDSLVIDLILKDLHTLPQRPLGLPFPADIRLQKLCREFVTKPSARATIDEWADRMAMSRRSFTRHFQRETGVSLSVWRQQACLFAAVPRLTEGEAVTSVALDLGYDSVSAFTTMFRRMLGVSPKFYLPRMQTANIEGHEKLLSGLVAQ
- a CDS encoding DUF2062 domain-containing protein — its product is MLFQRRNPPSRKERLRLLVWPRRSFARSFKYGGKRVLRITASPHAVAAGLAVGVFSAFTPFFGFHLIIAIVLAYFLAGNIAAAALGTTLANPLTLPFIWGSTYELGRFVISGDLESAPPLHLGHALQTMKFGEVWTPLLKPMLFGSTILGAAFAVVAYFVTRFAVTAFRRRRLERLAEKHSLYRSREPKNI